GGAATATCAACGGGGTCAATCCCACCCTGGCCAGCATCGGCTTGAAGGTTCTGCCGGTGGCCATTCTGGGCGGCCTTGACTCGGTTTCCGGGGCCATTGTCGGCGGATTCGCCATCGGGCTCATTGAAAGCCTGGCGGGAGGTTACCTGGACCCCATCGTCGGCGGCGGGGTGAAGGACGTCACTCCTTTCGTCGTCCTGGTGATTGTCCTGATGCTCAGGCCTTACGGGCTCTTCGGCAAGGAGATTATTGAAAGGGTGTAACTGGCGTGCAGGTTAGAAATCCGCTGGTGATGGACTGCGGCATCTTTACCGCATCGTATGAGGATGATATGGCGATCCTCTTTCACCCGGCCGCCCGGCTGAAGGTTCTCTTCATTCTCATCGTCCTGGCGGCGTTTCCCTTGGTGGCGAACCCGTACTACGTAGGTCTGGCCAACCTTGTAGGCATCGCGGTCATCGGCGCCCTGGGGCTGAACATCCTCACCGGGTTCACGGGGCAGATCTCGATCGGACAGGGCGCGTTTATGGCGGTTGGCGCATACACCACCGGAATCCTGATGGCCAAACTCGGGCTCTCGTTTTGGCTGGCTCTCCCCGCGGCCGGTATCGTGGCCGCGATGGTCGGCGCGGTGTTCGGCATACCGTCACTCCGTCTGAAGGGGCTCTACCTGGCTATTGCCACGCTCGCGGCACAGGTGATCATTGAGTTCATTATCATTCACTGGGTGGGACTGACGAACGGTCCGGCCGGGATCGTGCTGCCGGCGCCGGTGCTCTTCGGCTACAGCCTGGAGAGCGACACCGCGTTCTACTACCTGATCCTCGCCCTCTGCCTTGCGGCGGTCGTTTTCGCGCTCAATCTTTTCCGCACGCGGCCCGGCCGGGCCCTTATGGCCGTACGCGACCGCGACCTGGCGGCCGCGGTCGCCGGCATCAACCTTTTCCGCTATAAGCTGACGGCCTTTGCCCTTGCCTCTTTCTACGCGGGTATCTCGGGGGCCCTTTGGGGCGCATACATGCGGGTCATCAGTCCGGAACACTTTACGATTGCGGTTTCCATTCTCTACCTGGCGATGATCATCATCGGCGGCCTGGGCAGCGTAATGGGATCCATCTACGGGGCCTGCTTTATGACCCTGCTGCCGATCATCCTGCGCGAGGCGGCGGATGGCATCAGTCCTTTCTTCCCGCAAATCGGGAACACGATCCTGGCGCTGCAGGAGGCCGTCTTTGGCCTTATCATCATCATCTTCCTGATCTTTGAACCCGAGGGCCTGGCCAAGCTCTGGAAGAACGTTAAGGATTACTTTAAGCTCTGGCCTTTCTCTTACTAACTTAAGGACTCCCAAGGCGGGATGTATTGAGGGGGGATGCGCCTTCCTGTGCATAAGAACTGAAGGGACGGAATCCTAAATCTTCCCGATTGTGGTAAGGAGGTTGACCGTTATGAAGAGTCGGTGCTTTTCCCTCGCGGCTTTGCTCCTGGCCCTGGTTTTGGCCGTCTCCTTTGCCGGCTGCGGCGGGGGCGGCGGCAGTGAGACGCCCGGTGCCGGGAGCGGAGGTGATGCGCAAACCGTGAAGATCGGCGGGATCTTCGATCTCACCGGGGGTACCGGAGACGTCGGCGCGCCCTATGCCGAAGGTGCCAGGGCCTATGTTGATTACTACAACAACAAAGGCAGCGGCACGAAAGTCGTGCTGGAAGATATCGATTACGCTTACCAGATTAACCGTGCTAAAGAAGCCTATGACAAACTGGTAAAGTCAACCGGGGTCGCAGCCATCCTCGGATGGGGCACCGGCGACACCGAGGCGCTGAAGAGCTTTATCGCCCGCGACAAGATTCCCTACATCTCCGGCTCGTACTCGGAAGGGCTGGCGGACATCAACACCTGTCCTTACAACTTCCTGGTAGCCGCTACCTATTCCGACCAGGCGCGGGTCGCCCTGAAGTGGGCGAAGGAGAACTGGAAGGAAAGCCGGAAACCCCGCGTGGCCTTTGTCTTTAACGATACTCCGTTCGGGCGCTCGCCCGTAGAGGACGCTAAGAAGTTCGCCTCCGAACTCGGCTTCGAGGTTATCGGTGACGAGGTGATCGACCTCAAGGCCCTGGACGCTACCACCCAGATGCTGGGCCTGCAGAAGAAACAGGCGGACTTCGCCATTATCCAGGGTACATCCAACCTGACGGCGACCACCCTTAAGGACGCTAAGAAGCTCGGATTGAAAACACAGTTTATCGGGCTGAACTGGGCCGCCGATGAGAAGGTCATCCAGTTGGCGGGGCCCGCGGCCGAGGGATACATCGGGGTCATCCCCTTCGCCTTCCCCTACGACCAGGTACCGGGGATGGGCGAGGTAAAAGCCTACCTTGAGGCCAAGGGCAAGAAACTGGAGGACGTCAACCAGAAGTTCGTCCAGGGCTGGGTCTCGGCGAAGATCATGGTCGAGGCCATCAACCGTGCCGGGACGAACCCGACGGGCGAGTCGATCCGCGCCGCCCTGGAGACGCTGGATGGCTATGATACCGGCGGCCTGTGCGCACCCGTCACCTATACCGCAGAGAGCCACCGGGGTTCCGAGAAAGTGCGCCTGGCGCAGGTGAAA
The DNA window shown above is from Thermoanaerobacterales bacterium and carries:
- a CDS encoding branched-chain amino acid ABC transporter permease — encoded protein: MQVRNPLVMDCGIFTASYEDDMAILFHPAARLKVLFILIVLAAFPLVANPYYVGLANLVGIAVIGALGLNILTGFTGQISIGQGAFMAVGAYTTGILMAKLGLSFWLALPAAGIVAAMVGAVFGIPSLRLKGLYLAIATLAAQVIIEFIIIHWVGLTNGPAGIVLPAPVLFGYSLESDTAFYYLILALCLAAVVFALNLFRTRPGRALMAVRDRDLAAAVAGINLFRYKLTAFALASFYAGISGALWGAYMRVISPEHFTIAVSILYLAMIIIGGLGSVMGSIYGACFMTLLPIILREAADGISPFFPQIGNTILALQEAVFGLIIIIFLIFEPEGLAKLWKNVKDYFKLWPFSY
- a CDS encoding ABC transporter substrate-binding protein; its protein translation is MKSRCFSLAALLLALVLAVSFAGCGGGGGSETPGAGSGGDAQTVKIGGIFDLTGGTGDVGAPYAEGARAYVDYYNNKGSGTKVVLEDIDYAYQINRAKEAYDKLVKSTGVAAILGWGTGDTEALKSFIARDKIPYISGSYSEGLADINTCPYNFLVAATYSDQARVALKWAKENWKESRKPRVAFVFNDTPFGRSPVEDAKKFASELGFEVIGDEVIDLKALDATTQMLGLQKKQADFAIIQGTSNLTATTLKDAKKLGLKTQFIGLNWAADEKVIQLAGPAAEGYIGVIPFAFPYDQVPGMGEVKAYLEAKGKKLEDVNQKFVQGWVSAKIMVEAINRAGTNPTGESIRAALETLDGYDTGGLCAPVTYTAESHRGSEKVRLAQVKDGKFVYLTDWIGYK